In methanogenic archaeon ISO4-H5, the following are encoded in one genomic region:
- a CDS encoding transcriptional regulator MarR family, with protein MTESREVSEEEYLRLMLYIPDKIRKCIDALASDHFSDPDMKPYFVSYITRLHALDGATQKDLKAVIPFDKSRISVVIHQLIDKGYVYNDGEGRNSSLHLTEKGEAAYPSCCSFLQRLSEELFRISPCDPKVRQANIDFDAHMDRLLEKYRQ; from the coding sequence ATGACAGAGTCCCGGGAAGTCAGCGAAGAGGAATACCTACGTCTGATGCTCTATATCCCGGACAAGATCCGCAAGTGCATCGATGCCCTGGCATCCGACCATTTTTCAGACCCGGACATGAAGCCTTACTTCGTATCGTACATCACGAGGCTGCATGCGCTGGACGGTGCCACTCAGAAGGACCTCAAGGCCGTCATACCTTTTGATAAATCGCGTATCTCCGTGGTCATCCACCAGCTCATCGACAAGGGATATGTGTACAACGACGGCGAGGGCAGGAACAGTTCCCTGCATCTGACCGAGAAGGGCGAGGCCGCCTATCCCTCATGCTGCAGCTTCCTTCAGCGCCTGTCGGAGGAACTCTTCAGGATATCTCCCTGCGACCCCAAGGTGAGGCAGGCCAACATCGATTTCGATGCGCACATGGACAGACTCCTCGAGAAGTACCGCCAGTGA
- a CDS encoding K+-dependent Na+/Ca+ exchanger, giving the protein MEWVLLGIPLGIVMLYFGSDWLVKGAKNLALRLGVAPFVVGLTVVAFGSSAPEMVTSVVSANTPAIILGNVLGSNIVNIGIAIALAAIVCPLAAKYDTMRMEVAMMIITSFAVFILAALNILSLWVGIGLIAALIIFLYVIYRAKKDNTEGQEVYTSEVEEGSTQGYPILIALIAVGLILLYFGARFFVDGAVELAHIIGISDLLVGLIIVAIGTSLPEICICLIAASRGENDLAVANIVGSNIFNACAVLGIGAVVAKIPVSESVLYFHIPVMILISLCMFAMIKWKNQISRPSAFVLLGIYVAYLAIMIAVPSLAI; this is encoded by the coding sequence ATGGAATGGGTACTGCTGGGAATACCTCTCGGTATAGTGATGCTTTATTTTGGTTCTGATTGGCTTGTCAAAGGCGCTAAGAACCTCGCACTCCGTCTCGGCGTGGCCCCGTTTGTGGTAGGACTCACCGTGGTCGCCTTCGGATCCTCGGCTCCGGAGATGGTGACATCCGTGGTCAGCGCGAACACTCCCGCGATCATTCTGGGTAATGTGCTCGGAAGCAACATAGTGAACATAGGAATCGCTATCGCTCTGGCTGCCATCGTATGTCCTCTCGCCGCCAAGTACGACACCATGAGGATGGAGGTCGCCATGATGATCATCACCTCGTTCGCAGTTTTCATCCTGGCAGCGCTGAACATCCTGTCGCTGTGGGTCGGAATCGGCCTGATCGCTGCTCTTATCATTTTCCTGTACGTCATCTACCGTGCCAAGAAGGACAACACCGAGGGACAGGAAGTATACACCTCGGAAGTGGAGGAGGGTTCCACCCAGGGTTATCCCATACTCATTGCACTCATCGCAGTCGGACTCATCCTCCTGTATTTCGGAGCGAGGTTCTTCGTCGACGGTGCGGTGGAGCTCGCCCATATAATCGGAATCTCCGACCTGCTGGTGGGACTCATCATCGTGGCCATCGGAACCTCTCTGCCTGAGATATGTATCTGCCTCATCGCGGCATCCCGCGGAGAGAACGATCTCGCTGTTGCAAACATCGTAGGCAGCAACATCTTCAATGCCTGCGCGGTGCTGGGAATAGGAGCGGTCGTCGCCAAGATTCCCGTCTCGGAATCAGTACTGTATTTCCACATCCCCGTGATGATCCTGATCTCACTGTGCATGTTCGCCATGATCAAATGGAAGAACCAGATCAGCAGGCCTTCGGCATTCGTCCTGCTGGGAATCTACGTTGCATACCTTGCGATAATGATCGCGGTGCCTTCGCTCGCGATATGA
- a CDS encoding ABC transporter ATP-binding protein: MLIKAQSVTKSFGPLKVLTDVSLQINEGDRIGLVGANGAGKSTFLKILLGEEKEDTGEIVRRTDKIGYMQQFNDLPEDKTVREVLEESFSYVENLKRRMQEIDDIMTVGGDIDWNALAEESAELQSKMDQFNGEVGDRLLDILRKVNFPEDGLDRQIGTLSGGEKSKIVMARTAVQVGDCDVIFMDEPTSHLDIGTIEWMERSILSSKCAVVIVSHDRYFLDRIALRVLEIENGKSTEYKGNYSQYVEKKNISIERQMKEYERYASAKKKQEDLIEAMFHDSRRYMATYKTRKMMASKIEEKERPEEQKEISMKLTAAQKSGKNVIIAEDMSIERGGKTILSGVNLDIQKGDKIGIFGVNGAGKSTLLKALLGELPVKGNLWVAPGAKIGYYSQEHEGLDLGLTAEEQLLITIGPDKKAEARNRLAQFLITGENATNKMSSLSGGQRARVALCVMMCGDTNLLILDEPTNYVDIPSKHMMEQALSEYDGVVITVTHDRFFLDNVCNKVIEVANGKAICHNGNYSDVKGAPEPVKMAEKGQMYRVVEPFTNWTTRKKYAKGDRISITPSEMPGFQDALDKGKIRKS; the protein is encoded by the coding sequence ATGCTGATCAAAGCCCAGTCCGTCACCAAATCCTTCGGCCCCTTGAAAGTCCTCACGGATGTGAGTCTGCAGATCAACGAGGGGGACCGCATCGGCCTGGTGGGAGCCAACGGAGCGGGGAAATCCACCTTCCTGAAGATCCTCCTCGGAGAGGAGAAGGAAGATACGGGCGAGATCGTCCGCAGGACCGATAAGATCGGCTATATGCAGCAGTTCAACGACCTTCCCGAGGACAAGACGGTCAGGGAGGTTTTGGAAGAATCGTTCTCCTACGTCGAGAACCTGAAGAGGAGGATGCAGGAGATCGACGACATCATGACCGTCGGAGGGGACATCGACTGGAACGCCCTCGCCGAGGAGAGCGCCGAGCTCCAGAGCAAGATGGACCAGTTCAACGGCGAGGTCGGCGACCGCCTGCTGGATATACTGAGAAAGGTCAACTTCCCGGAGGACGGACTCGACAGGCAGATCGGCACCCTCTCCGGAGGCGAGAAATCCAAGATCGTCATGGCCAGGACCGCCGTTCAGGTCGGCGACTGCGACGTCATCTTCATGGACGAGCCCACTTCCCATCTGGACATCGGCACCATAGAATGGATGGAACGTTCTATATTATCATCAAAATGCGCGGTCGTCATCGTGAGCCACGACCGTTACTTCCTGGACCGCATCGCCCTCAGGGTGCTGGAGATCGAGAACGGGAAATCCACCGAGTACAAGGGCAATTATTCCCAATACGTGGAGAAGAAGAACATCTCCATCGAGCGCCAGATGAAGGAGTACGAGAGGTACGCCAGCGCCAAGAAGAAGCAGGAGGATCTCATCGAGGCGATGTTCCACGACTCCCGCAGGTACATGGCCACCTACAAGACCCGCAAGATGATGGCCTCCAAGATCGAGGAGAAGGAGCGCCCGGAGGAGCAGAAGGAGATCAGCATGAAGCTCACCGCCGCCCAGAAATCCGGCAAGAACGTGATCATCGCCGAGGATATGTCGATAGAAAGGGGCGGCAAGACCATCCTCTCCGGTGTGAACCTCGACATTCAGAAAGGCGACAAGATCGGTATCTTCGGAGTCAACGGGGCAGGGAAATCAACCCTCCTTAAGGCCCTCCTCGGAGAGCTGCCGGTCAAAGGAAACCTGTGGGTCGCACCCGGTGCCAAGATCGGTTACTACTCTCAGGAACATGAAGGATTAGACCTCGGCCTCACGGCAGAGGAACAGCTCCTGATCACCATCGGGCCCGACAAGAAAGCTGAAGCACGCAACCGTCTGGCACAGTTCCTTATCACCGGAGAGAACGCCACCAACAAGATGTCCTCCCTCTCCGGAGGACAGAGGGCGAGAGTTGCGTTGTGCGTCATGATGTGCGGCGACACCAACCTCCTCATCCTTGACGAGCCCACCAACTACGTCGACATCCCCTCCAAGCACATGATGGAGCAGGCCCTTTCGGAATACGATGGAGTAGTCATCACCGTTACCCACGACAGGTTCTTCCTGGACAACGTCTGCAACAAGGTCATCGAGGTTGCCAATGGAAAAGCGATATGCCACAACGGCAACTACTCCGACGTCAAAGGGGCACCGGAACCCGTCAAGATGGCCGAGAAGGGCCAGATGTACAGAGTGGTGGAACCTTTCACCAACTGGACCACCCGCAAGAAGTACGCCAAGGGCGACAGAATCTCCATCACGCCTTCGGAGATGCCCGGTTTCCAGGACGCTCTCGACAAGGGCAAGATTAGGAAGAGCTGA
- a CDS encoding thymidylate kinase Tmk1, translating to MWYVVDGMDGCGKSSAASCITAKLESEGRRVLELTHPNRGTKIGRKEAEYLLQDGKYAKIMATLMYIFDVIHSIRLMKKAKKTNEYDDFVFVRYIMAVSYLPKPLAKLAYKFFEIVFPTPDVKIFVDVTGPTAMARINSRGEELETFETEDQLTKTREKMLMFIPKGWHLIDNNGDFENTKTQILEVLDEVKHGDP from the coding sequence ATGTGGTATGTGGTTGACGGCATGGACGGCTGCGGCAAATCGAGTGCCGCTTCGTGCATCACCGCAAAGCTGGAATCCGAAGGACGCAGGGTCCTGGAGCTCACCCATCCCAACAGGGGCACGAAGATCGGCCGGAAGGAAGCCGAGTACCTTCTGCAGGACGGCAAGTACGCCAAGATCATGGCCACGCTCATGTACATCTTCGATGTCATACATTCCATCCGCCTCATGAAGAAAGCAAAGAAGACGAACGAGTACGACGACTTCGTCTTTGTCAGGTACATCATGGCGGTATCATACCTTCCGAAACCCCTGGCGAAACTCGCATACAAGTTCTTCGAGATCGTCTTCCCCACACCCGACGTCAAGATATTCGTAGATGTCACCGGCCCTACCGCGATGGCCCGCATCAACTCCCGCGGAGAGGAGCTTGAGACCTTCGAGACGGAGGATCAGCTCACCAAGACCCGTGAGAAGATGCTTATGTTCATTCCAAAGGGATGGCACCTGATCGACAACAACGGAGACTTCGAGAATACGAAGACCCAGATACTAGAAGTCCTTGACGAGGTGAAGCATGGCGATCCATGA